A region of Pyxidicoccus parkwaysis DNA encodes the following proteins:
- a CDS encoding YIP1 family protein → MTSLVQPVRVFVDPFEGTRIAVEARRWVWPLLILALCVSASGTLFSLRWDAAPDVIRDLMGSGGLTGMSEADLTDNIQTATRKALVGGIAKGIFLMPLTALLLACALWVVGWLFDRPAPFERLMSAAALALLPIALYHLIFTVCLAAQHSVTAARAAQLVPSHLGALLHDLSPKMMRVASAVDFFNLWSAGLLGLGFSAATGMSKGRAIALALVLYAMYAGVTMIGLPAMAPGGGK, encoded by the coding sequence ATGACCTCTCTCGTCCAACCGGTACGCGTCTTCGTCGACCCCTTCGAGGGAACGCGCATCGCCGTCGAGGCCCGCCGCTGGGTGTGGCCTCTCCTGATTCTCGCACTGTGCGTGTCCGCCTCCGGGACGCTCTTTTCCCTCCGTTGGGACGCCGCGCCCGACGTCATCCGGGACTTGATGGGCTCGGGTGGGCTTACCGGCATGTCCGAGGCCGACCTCACGGACAACATCCAGACCGCCACCCGCAAGGCGCTGGTGGGGGGCATCGCCAAGGGCATCTTCCTCATGCCGCTCACGGCGCTGCTCTTGGCGTGCGCGCTGTGGGTGGTGGGCTGGCTCTTCGACCGGCCGGCGCCGTTCGAGCGGCTGATGTCCGCCGCCGCGCTCGCGCTGCTGCCCATCGCCCTGTATCACCTCATCTTCACCGTCTGCCTCGCGGCGCAGCACTCCGTCACGGCCGCGCGCGCCGCGCAGCTCGTGCCCTCGCACCTGGGCGCCCTCCTTCATGACCTGAGCCCGAAGATGATGCGCGTGGCCTCCGCGGTGGACTTCTTCAACCTCTGGAGCGCGGGCCTGCTCGGCCTGGGCTTCTCCGCCGCCACCGGCATGAGCAAGGGCCGCGCGATTGCCCTCGCGCTGGTGCTGTACGCGATGTACGCGGGCGTGACGATGATTGGCCTCCCCGCGATGGCACCGGGAGGTGGCAAGTGA
- a CDS encoding TolC family protein, with product MPASPAVTTDATTPISLDEARKLGRNNATAIQALLDVEVAEQDVRVSRSALLPQLSLGASAGKTWAGKSIRVTTAPDPADPTRAITKEYQTPSYSIASYDLGLTLTQILYDRARFKQLEQSGVLRDVEKNQALEEADTSELEAIRRFFVLFRTQATLQVLEATVKRSEEQLDRARALFQAGRVGKNEEIQALVNLGNDRITFTDTLSQLVTDQTQLAIWLARPGTEALQASDPGVLQAEPAPAPGMDTALAQAREHRALLVALQGQVRSAELQRAIARAEYVPRLSARGDYSRGGPSAEAVFTEPRLQHSFIGSVQLTWDLFNGFATDAQTKRAEANIRRAQVVLEQSVREIEAQVRSAHRSLEAQLEAARLSAQNREAAVQGLKLAEERFRAGAGSTLEVRDAQLSLTQAELSLLENRIDVEIARFTLLRAMGALSPGESK from the coding sequence GTGCCGGCGAGCCCCGCTGTCACGACGGATGCCACCACGCCCATCTCCCTGGACGAGGCCCGGAAGCTGGGCCGGAACAACGCCACCGCCATCCAGGCCCTGCTGGACGTGGAGGTCGCCGAGCAGGACGTGCGCGTGTCGCGCTCCGCGCTGCTGCCGCAGCTCAGCCTGGGGGCCTCCGCGGGCAAGACGTGGGCGGGCAAGAGCATCCGCGTCACCACCGCGCCCGACCCGGCGGACCCCACGCGCGCCATCACCAAGGAGTACCAGACCCCCTCGTACAGCATCGCCAGCTACGACCTGGGTCTGACGCTGACGCAGATCCTCTATGACCGGGCGCGCTTCAAGCAGCTCGAGCAGAGCGGCGTGCTCCGGGACGTGGAGAAGAACCAGGCGCTGGAAGAGGCGGACACCTCCGAGCTGGAAGCCATCCGCCGCTTCTTCGTGCTCTTCCGCACCCAGGCCACCCTCCAGGTGCTGGAGGCCACCGTCAAGCGCAGCGAGGAGCAGCTCGACCGCGCCCGGGCCCTCTTCCAGGCGGGCCGCGTGGGGAAGAACGAGGAGATCCAGGCCCTCGTCAACCTGGGCAATGACCGCATCACCTTCACGGATACGCTGTCACAGCTCGTGACGGACCAGACGCAGCTCGCCATCTGGCTGGCCCGCCCCGGCACCGAGGCGCTGCAGGCGTCGGACCCGGGCGTGCTCCAGGCGGAGCCGGCGCCGGCCCCTGGCATGGACACCGCGCTGGCGCAGGCCCGTGAGCACCGGGCGCTGCTGGTGGCGCTCCAGGGGCAGGTCCGCTCCGCGGAGCTGCAGCGCGCCATCGCTCGCGCGGAATACGTCCCCCGCCTGTCGGCGCGGGGTGACTACTCGCGCGGGGGGCCGAGCGCGGAGGCCGTCTTCACGGAGCCGCGCCTGCAGCACAGCTTCATCGGCAGCGTCCAGCTCACCTGGGACCTCTTCAACGGCTTCGCCACGGACGCCCAGACCAAGCGCGCCGAGGCCAACATCCGCCGGGCCCAGGTGGTGCTGGAGCAGTCGGTGCGCGAAATCGAGGCGCAGGTGCGCAGCGCGCACCGCTCGCTGGAGGCCCAGTTGGAGGCCGCACGCCTGTCCGCGCAGAACCGCGAGGCCGCCGTGCAGGGTCTCAAGCTGGCGGAGGAGCGCTTCCGCGCCGGCGCGGGCTCCACCCTGGAGGTCCGCGACGCGCAGCTGAGCCTCACGCAGGCCGAGCTGAGCTTGCTGGAAAATAGGATTGATGTCGAAATCGCCCGCTTCACCCTGTTGCGGGCCATGGGCGCCCTGAGCCCGGGAGAGTCGAAATGA
- a CDS encoding efflux RND transporter periplasmic adaptor subunit: MKWWKGAIAGVLFLGAAAITVGGLKERPPPSLEVQVAKARKGTITRTITGAGKVQAATTVKISSSLSGDLVELLVKDGEPVKKGQVLGRIDKRIYEAALKQALASQNASRADAQVAEVEATRTAQELARVEGLVAKGLASGAELDQARAAKNSADARVASAKQLLARNVAFVDQAQTDLAKTTLLSPIDGNVIELSREVGERVRGSELSEDVVMTIAALSAMEVKFEVGEHEVVHLKPGQPAEVTLDALEGQTFSGSVVEIAQKALIKNAGTEAEVTSFPVTVALDTRPPGVLPGMSAEVRISAETRNDVVLVPIQAVTVRAARSLPDYKESVEGGALTAKRTESLAKVVFVVDADNKAKVVPVTTGIASDTELEILTGIKDGDRVVEGPYRTLSKELNHGDVVREPEPGPGPGGMKGGRKS, encoded by the coding sequence ATGAAGTGGTGGAAGGGTGCCATTGCTGGCGTGTTGTTCCTGGGCGCGGCTGCCATCACCGTGGGCGGCCTCAAGGAGCGGCCGCCCCCGTCACTGGAGGTCCAGGTCGCCAAGGCGCGCAAGGGCACCATCACCCGGACCATCACCGGTGCGGGCAAGGTGCAGGCGGCCACGACGGTGAAGATCTCCTCCAGCCTCTCCGGAGACCTGGTGGAGCTGCTCGTGAAGGACGGCGAGCCGGTGAAGAAGGGCCAGGTGCTGGGCCGCATCGACAAGCGCATCTACGAGGCCGCGCTGAAGCAGGCGCTGGCGTCGCAGAACGCCTCGCGCGCGGACGCACAGGTGGCCGAGGTGGAGGCCACCCGCACCGCGCAGGAGCTGGCGCGCGTGGAGGGGCTGGTGGCGAAGGGCCTGGCGTCGGGGGCGGAGCTGGACCAGGCGCGCGCGGCGAAGAACTCGGCGGACGCGCGGGTGGCGTCCGCGAAGCAGCTGCTCGCGCGCAACGTGGCCTTCGTGGACCAGGCGCAGACGGACCTGGCCAAGACGACGCTCCTGTCGCCCATCGACGGCAACGTCATCGAGCTGTCGCGCGAGGTGGGTGAGCGCGTGCGTGGCTCGGAGCTGTCCGAGGACGTGGTGATGACCATCGCCGCGCTCAGCGCCATGGAGGTGAAGTTCGAGGTGGGCGAGCACGAGGTGGTGCACCTCAAGCCCGGCCAGCCCGCCGAGGTGACGCTGGACGCGCTGGAGGGCCAGACGTTCAGCGGCTCCGTGGTGGAGATTGCGCAGAAGGCGCTCATCAAGAACGCGGGCACCGAGGCGGAGGTGACGAGCTTCCCCGTCACGGTGGCGCTGGACACGCGGCCTCCGGGCGTGCTGCCCGGCATGAGCGCCGAGGTGCGCATCTCCGCGGAGACGCGCAACGACGTGGTGCTGGTGCCCATCCAGGCGGTGACGGTGCGCGCGGCGCGCTCGCTGCCGGACTACAAGGAGTCGGTGGAGGGCGGGGCGCTGACGGCCAAGCGCACCGAGTCTCTGGCGAAGGTCGTCTTCGTGGTGGACGCGGACAACAAGGCCAAGGTCGTCCCGGTGACGACGGGCATCGCCTCGGACACCGAGCTGGAGATCCTCACCGGCATCAAGGACGGGGACCGCGTGGTGGAGGGCCCGTACCGCACGCTGTCCAAGGAGCTGAACCACGGCGACGTGGTGCGTGAGCCCGAGCCGGGTCCGGGCCCGGGCGGCATGAAGGGTGGGCGGAAGTCGTGA
- a CDS encoding ABC transporter ATP-binding protein — MSHGSGAGPLIQVENITRVFHVGGEEVRALRGVSFNINRGEWVAIIGQSGSGKSTMMNVLGCLDTPSSGRYMLNGKDVSRMSDDELATIRNVEIGFIFQTFQLLPRETALANVELPLVYRGMSARERRAKAKAALDKVQLTHRMHHRPNELSGGQRQRVAIARALVAEPSMLLADEPTGNLDSATGEEIVRLFEQLHQAGHTLVLVTHEPKLAARCPRAIRLSDGEIVADGAGREVALGTAAAVLAAGGA; from the coding sequence GTGAGTCACGGAAGCGGCGCGGGGCCCCTCATCCAGGTGGAGAACATCACCCGCGTCTTCCACGTGGGTGGCGAGGAGGTGCGCGCGCTGCGCGGCGTCTCCTTCAACATCAACCGGGGCGAGTGGGTGGCCATCATCGGCCAGTCGGGCTCCGGCAAGAGCACGATGATGAACGTGCTGGGCTGTCTCGACACGCCCAGCAGCGGTCGCTACATGCTGAATGGCAAGGACGTGTCGCGCATGAGCGACGACGAGCTCGCCACCATCCGCAACGTGGAGATCGGCTTCATCTTCCAGACGTTCCAGCTGCTTCCGCGCGAGACGGCGCTGGCCAACGTGGAGCTGCCGCTGGTGTACCGCGGCATGTCCGCGCGCGAGCGGCGTGCGAAGGCGAAGGCGGCGCTGGACAAGGTGCAGCTCACGCACCGCATGCACCACCGGCCCAACGAGCTGTCCGGCGGTCAGCGCCAGCGCGTGGCCATTGCCCGCGCGCTGGTGGCCGAGCCGTCCATGCTGCTGGCGGACGAGCCCACCGGCAACCTGGACTCGGCCACGGGCGAGGAAATCGTCCGGCTCTTCGAGCAGCTCCACCAGGCGGGCCACACGCTGGTGCTCGTCACGCACGAGCCCAAGCTGGCGGCGCGCTGCCCCCGGGCCATCCGCCTGAGCGACGGCGAGATTGTCGCGGACGGCGCGGGTCGTGAGGTGGCGCTGGGCACGGCCGCGGCGGTGCTGGCGGCGGGGGGCGCATGA
- a CDS encoding ABC transporter permease produces MSAQRGFRVDVLEGARIALFSLKANRLRTVLTTLGIGIGVATLLAIVGIIQGLNTSFHRQLAGFGANTLYVSKFPWMMKGDWWVYRNRKNFTLEQVDRLRTLAPFLSAISPYVQRVADVGSGGEQMSSVRITGVTQQYLSIAGYEVTGGRFISEADDEVTRPVAVIGADVADALFPGISPVGRSIRIENRSFQVVGTLSRKGKIVNESLDLVVFIPFKTFYSSFGRGRGLEIALAVEDATKVKQAEDQLIGILRRVRSTPPGAGDDFTINKAEAMAQTYEQLTGALYGVATGVGLITLLVGGIGIMNIMLVSVRERTREIGVRRALGARKRTIVFQFLMEAASVSAVGGLLGTTVGLGTAKVVSLITPLAADVRPSTVLGGVFFAALVGLLFGIWPAARAANLDPVEALRYE; encoded by the coding sequence ATGAGCGCTCAGCGGGGCTTCCGGGTGGACGTGCTGGAGGGCGCGCGCATCGCGCTCTTCTCGCTCAAGGCCAACCGCCTGCGCACGGTGCTGACGACGCTGGGCATCGGCATCGGCGTGGCCACGCTGCTGGCCATCGTCGGCATCATCCAGGGGCTCAACACGTCCTTCCACCGGCAGCTCGCGGGCTTCGGCGCCAACACGCTCTACGTCTCCAAGTTCCCGTGGATGATGAAGGGCGACTGGTGGGTGTACCGCAACCGGAAGAACTTCACGCTGGAGCAGGTGGACCGCCTGCGCACGCTGGCGCCCTTCCTGTCGGCAATCTCTCCCTACGTGCAGCGCGTGGCGGACGTGGGCTCCGGCGGCGAGCAGATGTCCTCGGTGCGCATCACCGGCGTGACGCAGCAGTACCTCTCCATTGCCGGCTATGAAGTCACGGGCGGACGCTTCATCAGCGAGGCGGACGACGAGGTGACGCGGCCGGTGGCGGTGATTGGCGCGGACGTGGCGGACGCGCTCTTTCCCGGCATCAGCCCGGTGGGGCGCTCCATCCGTATCGAGAACCGCTCGTTCCAGGTGGTGGGCACGCTCAGCCGCAAGGGGAAGATCGTCAACGAGAGCCTGGACCTCGTCGTCTTCATCCCCTTCAAGACGTTCTACTCGAGCTTCGGCAGGGGCCGCGGCCTGGAGATTGCGCTGGCCGTGGAGGACGCCACGAAGGTGAAGCAGGCGGAGGACCAGCTCATCGGCATCCTCCGGCGCGTGCGCTCCACGCCGCCGGGAGCCGGGGACGACTTCACCATCAACAAGGCGGAGGCCATGGCGCAGACGTACGAGCAGCTCACGGGAGCGCTCTACGGCGTCGCCACGGGCGTGGGCCTCATCACGCTGTTGGTGGGCGGCATCGGCATCATGAACATCATGCTGGTGTCCGTGCGCGAGCGGACGCGCGAGATTGGCGTGCGCCGGGCCCTGGGCGCGCGCAAGCGCACCATCGTCTTCCAGTTCCTCATGGAGGCGGCGAGCGTGTCCGCGGTGGGAGGCCTGCTGGGCACCACGGTGGGGTTGGGCACGGCGAAGGTCGTCTCGCTCATCACCCCGCTGGCGGCGGACGTACGGCCGAGCACGGTGCTGGGCGGCGTGTTCTTCGCGGCGCTGGTGGGCCTGCTCTTCGGCATCTGGCCCGCGGCGCGCGCGGCCAACCTGGACCCGGTGGAAGCCCTCCGGTACGAGTGA
- a CDS encoding ABC transporter permease → MRAFLDNLRLALGTFLGNPLRSLLTLLGIVIGVATVITMMGLIEGLREKVNHDLGRMGAHTFQVTKWPAGGFARINWAKFAKRQDIDMEDVRAIEEACPSVGVVAPTDDDGGQKVATASIETRPSVRVFGTQTNYTLTSGLTVQSGRYFNDVEALDGRPVVVLGTDVSDVLFPGMDPVGHEVRIKGRPFRVIGVLQRRGSMMGMFSLDNQVMMPLRLFQQLYGKNRSLDVDVQAKEPALFQKAQDEVATLMRRRRGVAANMPNDFEIHTNESMTASFNQLSVVITIAGIGVCLLSLVVGGIGILNIMLVSVMERTKEIGVRKALGAKKARILGQFATEAVLLSLMGGALGVGLGFFLVFLGNWMLRFPMLVPPWAVALALVMSCGVGLLFGIYPAARAAKLDPVEAMRAD, encoded by the coding sequence ATGCGAGCCTTCCTGGACAACCTGCGGCTGGCGCTGGGCACCTTCCTGGGCAACCCGCTGCGCTCGCTGCTGACGCTGCTGGGCATCGTCATTGGCGTGGCGACGGTCATCACCATGATGGGGCTCATCGAAGGGCTCCGCGAGAAGGTGAACCACGACCTGGGCCGCATGGGGGCCCACACGTTCCAGGTGACGAAGTGGCCCGCGGGCGGCTTCGCGCGCATCAACTGGGCGAAGTTCGCCAAGCGGCAGGACATCGACATGGAGGACGTGCGCGCCATCGAGGAGGCCTGCCCGTCGGTGGGCGTGGTGGCGCCCACGGACGACGACGGCGGCCAGAAGGTGGCCACGGCGAGCATCGAGACGCGGCCGTCGGTGCGCGTCTTCGGCACGCAGACGAACTACACGCTGACGAGCGGCCTGACGGTGCAGTCCGGCCGCTACTTCAACGACGTGGAGGCGCTGGACGGCCGGCCCGTGGTGGTGCTGGGCACGGACGTGTCGGACGTGCTCTTCCCCGGCATGGACCCGGTGGGCCACGAGGTGCGCATCAAGGGGCGGCCCTTCCGGGTCATCGGCGTGCTGCAGCGGCGCGGCAGCATGATGGGCATGTTCAGCCTGGACAACCAGGTGATGATGCCGCTGCGCCTCTTCCAGCAGCTGTACGGGAAGAACCGCTCGCTGGACGTGGACGTGCAGGCGAAGGAGCCCGCCCTGTTCCAGAAGGCGCAGGACGAAGTGGCCACGCTGATGCGCCGCCGCCGTGGCGTGGCCGCGAACATGCCCAACGACTTCGAAATCCACACCAACGAGTCGATGACGGCGTCCTTCAACCAGCTCTCCGTGGTCATCACGATTGCGGGCATCGGCGTGTGCCTGCTGTCGCTGGTGGTGGGCGGCATCGGCATCCTGAACATCATGCTGGTGTCGGTGATGGAGCGGACGAAGGAGATTGGCGTGCGCAAGGCGCTGGGCGCGAAGAAGGCGCGCATCCTCGGGCAGTTCGCCACCGAGGCGGTGCTGCTGTCGCTGATGGGCGGCGCGCTCGGCGTGGGCCTGGGCTTCTTCCTCGTCTTCCTGGGGAACTGGATGCTGCGCTTCCCCATGCTCGTGCCGCCGTGGGCCGTGGCGCTGGCCCTGGTGATGAGCTGCGGCGTGGGGCTCCTGTTCGGCATCTACCCGGCCGCCCGGGCGGCGAAGCTGGACCCCGTCGAGGCGATGCGCGCGGACTGA
- a CDS encoding cysteine synthase A, whose protein sequence is MAPRIGSLWDAVGNTPLLRIGSLSRQTGCDILGKAEFMNPAGSIKDRAAKGMIRRAEEQGLLKPGGTLVEGTAGNTGIGLGLLGRERGYRVVVTMPDNQAREKYEYLEAMGVEVRKVPAVPFANPNHFFHQARALSEQHGWFWANQFENPANGDFHYETTGPEIWEQCEGRVDVLVASVGSGGTMSGVSRYLKEKNPALRVVLVDPPGSGLYCYVREGKMEGPGSSITEGIGIMRLTENFRRARVDEAMRLGDQDMLEMLYHLAREDALVVGTSAALNVRAAWEIARKHQGEGLRIVTFLCDHGSRYASKVFNAEFLASKQLAVRPLPVSPPAAP, encoded by the coding sequence ATGGCACCACGCATTGGCTCGCTCTGGGACGCGGTGGGGAACACGCCGCTCTTGCGCATCGGCTCGCTGAGCCGGCAGACGGGGTGTGACATCCTCGGCAAGGCCGAGTTCATGAACCCCGCCGGCAGCATCAAGGACCGCGCCGCCAAGGGGATGATTCGCCGCGCGGAGGAGCAGGGGCTCCTGAAGCCGGGCGGCACGCTCGTCGAGGGCACCGCCGGCAACACCGGCATCGGCCTGGGCCTGCTGGGCCGAGAGCGTGGCTACCGCGTCGTCGTCACCATGCCGGACAACCAGGCGCGCGAGAAGTACGAGTACCTGGAGGCCATGGGCGTGGAGGTCCGCAAGGTGCCCGCGGTGCCCTTCGCGAATCCCAACCACTTCTTCCACCAGGCCCGCGCGCTGTCGGAGCAGCACGGCTGGTTCTGGGCGAACCAGTTCGAGAACCCGGCCAACGGCGACTTCCACTACGAGACGACGGGGCCCGAAATCTGGGAGCAGTGCGAGGGGCGCGTGGACGTGCTCGTCGCGTCGGTGGGCAGCGGCGGGACGATGTCCGGCGTGAGCCGCTACCTGAAGGAGAAGAACCCGGCGCTGCGCGTGGTGCTGGTGGATCCGCCCGGCTCGGGCCTCTACTGCTACGTGCGCGAGGGGAAGATGGAGGGCCCTGGCAGCTCCATCACCGAGGGCATCGGCATCATGCGCCTCACGGAGAACTTCCGGCGCGCCCGCGTGGACGAGGCGATGCGCCTGGGCGACCAGGACATGCTGGAGATGCTCTACCACCTGGCCCGCGAGGACGCGCTCGTGGTGGGCACCTCGGCCGCCCTCAACGTGCGCGCCGCGTGGGAGATTGCCCGCAAGCATCAGGGCGAGGGACTGCGCATCGTCACCTTCCTGTGTGACCACGGCAGCCGCTACGCGTCGAAGGTATTCAACGCGGAGTTCCTCGCCTCGAAGCAGCTCGCGGTGAGGCCGCTGCCCGTCAGTCCTCCCGCAGCACCGTGA
- a CDS encoding DnaA N-terminal domain-containing protein, with translation MGGLDWVQVDVGFPMSLAVVGAARSLGMERRAFLGAIVELQIWAVQALPSGRFEPFPASAGRPRDASADEAIWCEAVEGAVRWTGAPGAFWDALIRTGILVREDDSIRLTLCDRYVQVLEKRRKEAERKRKERAAKAAGASSGRPQDATGTSAARKKREKETEKKSLSSAAAAMAMEVGSSPAHLAPVPPPPPPDQVVSVDDDPVQLALPGTHLVPVSLPPGEPAPPEAPPRDPAVQAQSFFERFQDERTRAFRGVPREDMPPGWADWYRHALAKVGGDEGRLLTACRGYLQSDWGRSRQPVGTVMAFCSPKVWVRYVPHDSPDAAGPGDAPSLPAVDVTSQAGLTWQRCLIRLHEQGKRYALLWLQKAHPVDVDDGRLLLAVPDVYFRQWVEENYGALVDTLVRDCGLMGVRWQVPGEDHAAGVATGLPG, from the coding sequence GTGGGCGGGTTGGACTGGGTGCAGGTGGACGTCGGCTTCCCCATGAGCCTCGCCGTGGTGGGTGCCGCGCGCTCGCTGGGCATGGAGCGCCGTGCGTTCCTCGGCGCCATCGTCGAGCTCCAGATCTGGGCCGTGCAGGCCCTCCCCTCCGGCCGGTTCGAGCCCTTTCCCGCGTCCGCCGGACGTCCGCGGGACGCGTCCGCGGACGAGGCCATCTGGTGTGAAGCGGTCGAGGGCGCGGTCCGCTGGACGGGCGCCCCCGGCGCCTTCTGGGACGCGCTGATCCGCACCGGAATCCTGGTGCGCGAGGACGACTCCATCCGGCTCACCCTCTGCGACCGCTACGTGCAAGTCCTCGAAAAGAGGAGGAAGGAAGCCGAGCGAAAACGAAAGGAGCGCGCCGCCAAGGCCGCCGGGGCGTCCTCAGGACGTCCGCAGGACGCGACCGGGACATCCGCCGCCAGAAAGAAGAGGGAGAAGGAGACGGAGAAGAAGAGTCTTTCTTCTGCAGCAGCAGCGATGGCGATGGAGGTCGGATCATCCCCGGCGCATCTCGCGCCCGTTCCACCGCCGCCTCCACCGGACCAGGTGGTGTCCGTGGACGATGATCCGGTCCAGCTCGCCCTACCCGGCACGCACCTTGTCCCGGTTTCGCTGCCGCCCGGAGAGCCCGCGCCACCGGAGGCCCCACCGCGTGATCCGGCGGTCCAGGCACAGTCCTTCTTCGAGCGCTTCCAGGACGAGCGCACGCGCGCCTTCCGGGGCGTGCCCCGCGAGGACATGCCTCCGGGCTGGGCGGACTGGTACCGCCATGCCCTGGCGAAGGTGGGCGGCGACGAGGGACGTCTGCTGACGGCCTGCCGCGGCTACCTCCAGTCCGACTGGGGCCGCTCCCGTCAGCCGGTGGGGACGGTCATGGCCTTCTGCTCCCCGAAGGTCTGGGTTCGCTATGTGCCGCACGACTCGCCTGACGCTGCCGGGCCTGGCGACGCGCCGTCGCTGCCCGCCGTGGACGTGACGTCGCAGGCGGGGCTCACCTGGCAGCGGTGCCTGATCCGGCTGCACGAGCAGGGCAAGCGCTACGCCCTCCTGTGGCTCCAGAAGGCCCATCCAGTGGACGTGGACGACGGGCGGCTGCTCCTCGCCGTGCCCGACGTCTACTTCCGCCAGTGGGTGGAGGAGAACTACGGCGCCCTGGTGGACACGTTGGTGCGCGACTGCGGCCTCATGGGTGTGCGGTGGCAGGTGCCCGGCGAGGACCACGCAGCCGGAGTCGCAACGGGGCTGCCCGGCTGA
- a CDS encoding carbohydrate-binding protein: protein MSHANPRHTALLTLALLLMGMGTAHAQEPNVQLAHAKLQAVCGSTFCNRFVGTVEVKNLAYEKQVAIAYSTGDGQWTEVAAGYVAPASSGYETWLFTKDLPMGASVQFAIRYTVAGQTYWDNNGGNDYRLGGTAPTFVLGRSALKLDTASYQSSRGGFFVTGYVVLKNLGAVKDVKAVYTQNDWVTVQEKAATYLEPQPNSGGAEERWLFSIPVSAPTTTLPTVRFALAYTVDGVTYWDNNFTWNYSLNYPDSIQ from the coding sequence ATGTCGCATGCCAATCCCAGACATACCGCGCTGCTCACCCTGGCCCTGCTGCTGATGGGCATGGGCACGGCGCACGCGCAGGAGCCGAACGTACAGCTCGCCCATGCGAAGCTGCAGGCGGTCTGCGGCAGCACTTTCTGCAACCGGTTCGTGGGCACGGTGGAGGTGAAGAACCTCGCCTACGAGAAGCAGGTCGCAATCGCATACTCCACCGGCGACGGACAGTGGACGGAGGTCGCCGCCGGCTACGTCGCGCCCGCTTCCAGTGGCTATGAGACCTGGCTCTTCACGAAGGACCTGCCCATGGGCGCGTCGGTGCAGTTCGCCATCCGCTACACGGTGGCGGGCCAGACGTACTGGGACAACAACGGTGGCAATGACTATCGCCTCGGTGGCACCGCGCCCACGTTCGTCCTGGGTCGCTCGGCGTTGAAGCTCGACACCGCGAGCTACCAGTCCAGCCGGGGTGGCTTCTTCGTCACCGGCTACGTGGTGCTGAAGAACCTGGGCGCCGTGAAGGATGTGAAGGCCGTCTACACGCAGAACGACTGGGTGACGGTGCAGGAGAAGGCCGCGACGTACCTGGAGCCGCAGCCCAACTCCGGTGGCGCCGAGGAGCGCTGGTTGTTCAGCATCCCCGTGTCCGCGCCCACGACGACGCTGCCCACGGTGCGCTTCGCCCTCGCGTACACGGTGGATGGCGTGACGTACTGGGACAACAACTTCACCTGGAACTACTCGCTCAACTACCCGGACAGCATCCAGTAG